CGCTGGCGTCGCAGCCGGGGCAGGGCACCACCTTTACCGTGCACCTGCCGCTGACCACGGCCATCACGCAGGTGCTGGTGATCGCGCTGGGCGGGCGCCGCTATGCGGTGCCCAGCGGCATGATCGACCAGGTGCAGCAACTGCGGGCGCCGTCGCTGCTGGACGCATACAACCACGGCAACCTGAACGTAGCGGGCGCCGAGGTGCCGTTCTTTTACTTCGGCGCCCTGCTGGAACAAGGCCAGGCCGTGAGCGGCGGGCGCAAGTACTCGCCGGTGGTGGTGGTGCGCAGTGGCGCCGAGCGGGTCGCCGTACATGTGGACGATGTGGTCGGCAACCGCGAAGTGGTGGTCAAGCACATCGGCCCGCACCTGGCACGGCTGGAGGGCATCGCCGGTGCCACCACGCTTGGCGATGGCGAGATCGTGCTGATCTACAACCCGGTGGTGCTGGCGCAGCGCTTTGTGCGCGAGCGCGGCCGGACCCTGCCGCTGGATCCGCCGGCGCTGCAGCAAGCGCCACAGGCGCCTGCCGTGACGCCGCCACCCGTGCCGCCGAGAATGGGCGCGGTCGCGGAACTGGCGAACGACGGCACCGCCGAGCCCGTGCCCGGCCTCGCGGTGCAGGCCACGGTGATGGTCGTGGATGATTCGCTGACCGTGCGCAAGGCCACCCAGCGCCTGCTGGGCCGCGCCGGCTACCACGTCGTGCTGGCGCGCGACGGCGTCGACGCGCTCAAGCAACTGCAGGACGTGATGCCGGATGCGATGCTGGTCGATATCGAGATGCCGCACATGGACGGCTTCGACCTGACCCGCAACGTGCGCTCCGACGCGCGCACCGCGCATCTGCCGCTGGTGATGATCACCTCGCGCACGGCCGACAAGCACCGGCGCTACGCCGAGGAAATCGGCGTCAACGTGTACCTGGGCAAGCCGTATAACGAGGATGAACTGCTGGGCACGCTGCACCGGCTGCTGGGCGAGCGGGCGGCGGGGACGGCGGGGTCGGTGGCGCAGATGCTGGGGGATGGGGCACCAGGCTAGGGTTTGCTCCCCTCTCCCGCAAGCGGGAGAGGGAGTACCCAAGCGGTCATGCAAAGCGCATCAGTGCTTCAGCCCCACTACCACCGCATCTGCGCATTCTTGCTATTGGTGCTGACCGTCATGGTCTTGGTCCGGCCCTGGTAGGTCGCGCGCACGTTGTAGGTGCCCGAGGGCGCCTTCAACAGGCAACGCGGTCCGTCCGCGACAAAGCTGGCGACTTCGCGGCCGCCGCGCATCAGCTTGACGTCGACATCCGACAGGTACTCGCCGCGCGCGCCCTGCGTGAACAGCAGGCTCATGTTGTATTTGCGCGCCTGCGACTGCAGCGCGACCTGCTCGTCTTCGGCCACGCCGCCGCAGATATAGGCCACCTGGCCGGCCTGACGCTGCACCATCGCGTCACGCGCCGGCGGCGCAGGCGGCACGGTCAGGGGCGGGCGCGGCTGTGCCGGCGCTGCCACGGGCGGTGGCGCGGGCACCGCCGGCGGCGTGCCGGTGGGCGCGGGCATCGGTGAGGCGGTCGGCGGCGGGGCAGCCGTGGCCGGCGCCGCTATGCCCGGTGCGGGCTCGGCAGCAGGCGGCATGGTGGCCGCTGGCGGCACGGTGGTGGCAGGCGGTACGGTGGCGGCTGGCGGCACACTCGTGGCGGGCGGCGTGGTGACGCCTGGCGTCGGTGCCATGGCGCCTGGCGCAGGGGCCGGTGCAGCAGTCGCTGGCGCGGCCGGGGTTGCCGGCGCGGGGTTGGCATCGACCACGGGTGCCTGCGCATGGCTGGCGGCGGGCACCAGGGCCAGCAGGGCGACCGCGCCGGCGCCGAGCGCGAGCACCAGGCGTTTCACGCGCGTGCGGCGTGCCAGGCGCGCTTCGACAACCTGTAGTGAACGGGTAGGGGCAAACGGGGGCAGTTGCGGCATCGTGGCCTCCTGGGCAAGCTTGGGAATCAGATACCCCGGAGGACCCCGTCGGGATCACTCCGGGTGTCTCTTTTCCATGCTAGGGCCCAGGAACAGGCGACACTGCCGGGCGTGGTCCTACATCCGCGTCAGCCGACGGCGCATTCGGCCGGTAAGCGACGCGCGCGCGACTTCATGGCTGGCTCACCAGGCGCTTCGGCACCGACAGGGTCAGCGCGGCGCCCACGACCAGGCACACGGCCAGCAGGTACATGCCGGAATCCGTGCTATGGGTCAGGTCCTTGAGCCAGCCCACCGCATACGGGCTGAGAAAGCCGGCGAGGTTGCCGAGCGAGTTGATCAGCGCAATGCCGGCGGCCGCGCCGGTGCCCGCCAGGAACGCCGTGGGCAGGCTCCAGAACAGCGGCAGCGTGGTCAGGATGCCGATCGTCGCCAGCGTCAGCGCCACCATCGCCAGCGTGGTGTCGCCGTGCCATTGCACCGACAGCACCAGTCCCAGCGCGCCAGCGAGCGCCGGCAGCGCGATATGCCAGCGGCGCTCGCCGCTGCGGTCGGCACTGTAGGCCATCAGCACCATGCCGACCACCGCGCAGCCATAGGGGATGGCGGTCAGCAGCCCGATGTCGAGCGCGCCCTTGACTCCGGTCTGCTTGATGATGGTGGGCAGCCAGAAGCTGACGCCGTACAGGCCCATCACGAAGCAGAAGTAGATCGCGCTCATCAGCCACACGCGCGGGCTGGCCAGCACGGTGCGGATCGGCGCGTCCTCCTTGTGCGCGTTGTCGCTGGCGATATTGCGCTCCAGCAGCGCCTTTTCCTCGGTCGTCAGCCACTTGGCGTGGGCGATGCGGTCATCCAGGTAGGCCAGCACCCACAGCCCCACCAGGATCGACGGAATGCCTTCCAGCAGGAACATCCACTGCCAGCCCGACCAGCCGTTGTGGCCGTCGAACGACTGCATGATCCAGCCCGACAGCGGCCCGCCGATCACGCCCGACAGCGCGATCGCGGTCATGAAGAAGGTGGTGGTGCGCCCGCGCCGGTTGGCCGGGTACCAGTAGGTCAGGTACAGGATGATGCCGGGGAAGAAGCCGGCCTCGGCAATGCCCAGCAGGAAGCGCAGCACATAGAACATGGTCGGCGTGGTGACGAACATCATCGCCGCCGAGATCGCGCCCCAGGTGATCATGATGCGCGCGATCCAGATGCGCGCGCCCACCTTGTGCAGGATCACATTGCTCGGCACTTCGAACAGGAAGTAGCCGATGAAGAAGATGCCCGCGCCGAGGCCGTAGACGGTCTCGCTGAACTTCAGGTCGTTCAGCATCTGCAGCTTGGCGAAGCCCACGTTGACGCGGTCCAGGTAAGCCACCACGTAGCACAGCAACAGGAAGGGCACCAGGCGCCAGCTCACCTTGCGGTAGGTGGCGTCTTCAAAGGCGGCGTCGCTGACGCCGGGGTTCACTGCGGTCGTTGTCATGCTGTCTCCTGAGGAAATGGCGTTTCTGTATGACGCGTTCTTGCAGCTACCGTACGACTGGGCAAGCGGGAAAGCTGGCGCGGGTTCAGACGCAGCGGCCGCCGTCCACTTCGATGCAGGTGCCGGTGATGAAGGCGGCTTCGTCCGAGGCCAGGTACAGGCAGGCGTTGGCCACGTCCTGCGGCGTCGACATGCGTCCCATCGGGATGGTGGCGAGGAACCTGGCGCGGTTTTCGGGCGTGTCGGGCATGCCCATGAATTCCTCGAGCAGCGCGGTGGCGCCGATCACCGGGTTGACGCAGTTGACGCGGATATTGTCCGGGCCGAGCTCCGCGGCCATGGCCTTGCTCGCCGTGATCACCGCGCCCTTGCTGCCGTTGTACCAG
The window above is part of the Cupriavidus taiwanensis LMG 19424 genome. Proteins encoded here:
- a CDS encoding MFS transporter, producing the protein MTTTAVNPGVSDAAFEDATYRKVSWRLVPFLLLCYVVAYLDRVNVGFAKLQMLNDLKFSETVYGLGAGIFFIGYFLFEVPSNVILHKVGARIWIARIMITWGAISAAMMFVTTPTMFYVLRFLLGIAEAGFFPGIILYLTYWYPANRRGRTTTFFMTAIALSGVIGGPLSGWIMQSFDGHNGWSGWQWMFLLEGIPSILVGLWVLAYLDDRIAHAKWLTTEEKALLERNIASDNAHKEDAPIRTVLASPRVWLMSAIYFCFVMGLYGVSFWLPTIIKQTGVKGALDIGLLTAIPYGCAVVGMVLMAYSADRSGERRWHIALPALAGALGLVLSVQWHGDTTLAMVALTLATIGILTTLPLFWSLPTAFLAGTGAAAGIALINSLGNLAGFLSPYAVGWLKDLTHSTDSGMYLLAVCLVVGAALTLSVPKRLVSQP